A single genomic interval of Hevea brasiliensis isolate MT/VB/25A 57/8 chromosome 4, ASM3005281v1, whole genome shotgun sequence harbors:
- the LOC110641976 gene encoding E3 ubiquitin-protein ligase RMA1H1 isoform X2, whose amino-acid sequence MAMEPSFFEHEVHFESEDVALKPKWKSISTPTGISDDDGDCFDCNICLDSAQDPIVTLCGHLYCWPCIYKWLQVQSSPDANEQQPSCPVCKANISQNSLVPLYGRGTCRADSASKKASPDVVIPRRPPPALNTLISNTSQQATSQIFNPMIGMFGEMMFARIFGTSDASLFAYYYPNSNHLMGGYSHRMRRQEMQLEKSLNRVTIFLLCCIILCLLLF is encoded by the exons ATGGCTATGGAACCAAGCTTCTTTGAGCATGAGGTACACTTTGAATCTGAAGATGTTGCACTTAAGCCAAAATGGAAATCCATCTCAACCCCTACTGGCATCTCAGATGATGATGGTGATTGTTTTGACTGCAACATATGCTTAGACTCGGCACAAGATCCTATTGTCACTCTTTGTGGTCATCTGTATTGCTGGCCATGTATTTACAAGTGGCTGCAAGTTCAAAGTTCTCCAGATGCCAATGAGCAGCAGCCAAGCTGCCCTGTTTGTAAGGCTAACATTTCCCAAAATTCATTGGTCCCCCTTTACGGGCGTGGCACATGCCGAGCTGATTCAGCATCCAAGAAGGCCTCTCCTGATGTAGTTATACCCCGTCGGCCACCTCCTGCATTGAATACATTAATTTCTAATACTTCGCAACAAG CAACGTCACAAATTTTCAATCCCATGATTGGAATGTTTGGAGAGATGATGTTTGCAAGAATTTTTGGGACGTCGGACGCAAGTTTGTTTGCTTATTACTACCCAAATTCTAACCATCTGATGGGAGGCTATAGCCATAGGATGAGGAGGCAGGAGATGCAGCTTGAAAAGTCTCTAAATAGGGTGACAATCTTTCTTCTTTGCTGCATCATTCTGTGTCTTCTCTTGTTTTGA
- the LOC110641976 gene encoding E3 ubiquitin-protein ligase RMA3 isoform X1, which yields MAMEPSFFEHEVHFESEDVALKPKWKSISTPTGISDDDGDCFDCNICLDSAQDPIVTLCGHLYCWPCIYKWLQVQSSPDANEQQPSCPVCKANISQNSLVPLYGRGTCRADSASKKASPDVVIPRRPPPALNTLISNTSQQGQQLHPNFFQSQSQPQSFHHQPYFPNPYLASSNLGNAATSQIFNPMIGMFGEMMFARIFGTSDASLFAYYYPNSNHLMGGYSHRMRRQEMQLEKSLNRVTIFLLCCIILCLLLF from the coding sequence ATGGCTATGGAACCAAGCTTCTTTGAGCATGAGGTACACTTTGAATCTGAAGATGTTGCACTTAAGCCAAAATGGAAATCCATCTCAACCCCTACTGGCATCTCAGATGATGATGGTGATTGTTTTGACTGCAACATATGCTTAGACTCGGCACAAGATCCTATTGTCACTCTTTGTGGTCATCTGTATTGCTGGCCATGTATTTACAAGTGGCTGCAAGTTCAAAGTTCTCCAGATGCCAATGAGCAGCAGCCAAGCTGCCCTGTTTGTAAGGCTAACATTTCCCAAAATTCATTGGTCCCCCTTTACGGGCGTGGCACATGCCGAGCTGATTCAGCATCCAAGAAGGCCTCTCCTGATGTAGTTATACCCCGTCGGCCACCTCCTGCATTGAATACATTAATTTCTAATACTTCGCAACAAGGTCAGCAACTTCATCCAAACTTCTTTCAGTCACAGTCACAACCACAGTCCTTTCATCACCAGCCATATTTCCCTAACCCTTATTTGGCCTCATCAAATCTCGGTAATGCAGCAACGTCACAAATTTTCAATCCCATGATTGGAATGTTTGGAGAGATGATGTTTGCAAGAATTTTTGGGACGTCGGACGCAAGTTTGTTTGCTTATTACTACCCAAATTCTAACCATCTGATGGGAGGCTATAGCCATAGGATGAGGAGGCAGGAGATGCAGCTTGAAAAGTCTCTAAATAGGGTGACAATCTTTCTTCTTTGCTGCATCATTCTGTGTCTTCTCTTGTTTTGA